A window from bacterium encodes these proteins:
- the dnaG gene encoding DNA primase: MGDLDARCWRLDAGCSILDPRASRGGRTMLFPQEIIDEVRDRTDIVDLISEYVALKKSGENYKARCPFHVEKTPSFVVSPTKQIFHCFGCGAGGNVYTFLTKTEGLNFPEAVKRLAERAGINLPHSRGTEAKAASERQILYNINLTAGSFYQKALNAPEGARAKNYLLHRGLKETIIEQFKLGYAPPGWDNIKNYLLKQKFPLEMITRSGLIINKEGTNNYYDRFRDRLIFPITDIHSRAIGFGARVLDDSLPKYINSPETPVYSKGKNLYGLRESKESIRSEEKVIIVEGYTDLLACHQHGVTNVVATLGTALTAEQVKLLGRYTQEAVIIFDPDTAGVAASLRGLEILMEGGLNVRVVSLPEGLDPSDFLTQKGPEAFRIELARAVGLLDYRLVTALNQYDISTAEGKARVVESLLPSLIRVSNAIKRDEFIRKLAETLNLEEALIRTEIIQFQGRQKGVIKDYIKKEEKRERDLEKEIICLTLKDRDARAQVKKNLSPDDFLNSDCRKVMVKIMELDEEGNNFERGKIIDFLDKETAGLISSSLLKDQGEVGPINDYIIKIRERNLNARMDKVQREISRMEKSGDVRALAGLLSQYQSLVAARRNLRGGLR; the protein is encoded by the coding sequence ATGGGTGATCTGGATGCTCGATGCTGGAGGCTCGATGCTGGATGCTCGATCCTCGATCCTCGAGCCTCGAGGGGAGGCCGCACTATGTTATTCCCGCAAGAAATAATAGACGAGGTCCGGGATCGCACGGACATTGTTGATTTAATATCCGAATATGTCGCCTTAAAAAAAAGTGGGGAAAACTACAAGGCCCGCTGTCCTTTCCATGTAGAAAAGACCCCCTCTTTTGTGGTTAGTCCGACCAAGCAGATCTTTCATTGTTTTGGCTGCGGGGCAGGCGGGAATGTCTACACCTTTTTAACGAAGACAGAAGGGCTTAATTTCCCTGAGGCAGTAAAGAGATTGGCTGAACGGGCGGGAATAAATCTTCCCCATTCCAGAGGGACTGAGGCTAAGGCAGCCAGCGAAAGGCAGATTCTGTATAACATTAATTTAACGGCGGGCTCTTTTTATCAAAAGGCCCTGAATGCCCCTGAGGGCGCCAGGGCTAAAAACTATCTTCTCCACCGTGGTCTTAAGGAAACCATCATAGAGCAGTTTAAGTTGGGCTATGCCCCCCCGGGCTGGGACAACATTAAGAATTATCTGCTTAAGCAAAAGTTTCCCCTGGAGATGATAACGAGAAGCGGATTGATTATCAATAAGGAAGGCACTAATAATTATTATGACCGTTTTCGAGACCGCCTTATTTTCCCTATTACCGATATTCATAGTAGAGCAATAGGTTTTGGGGCCAGGGTGCTGGATGATTCTCTTCCCAAATATATAAATTCACCTGAAACCCCTGTCTACAGTAAGGGGAAAAATCTTTACGGCCTGAGGGAATCCAAAGAGTCTATCCGGTCAGAGGAAAAGGTAATTATTGTCGAAGGCTATACAGACCTTCTGGCCTGCCATCAGCATGGGGTTACCAATGTGGTGGCTACTTTAGGCACGGCCTTAACGGCGGAACAAGTAAAGCTCCTAGGACGATATACCCAGGAGGCCGTTATCATCTTTGATCCTGATACGGCCGGCGTAGCCGCCTCTTTGCGGGGTCTGGAGATCTTGATGGAAGGGGGATTAAATGTGAGAGTAGTCTCCCTACCGGAGGGGCTTGATCCGTCGGACTTCTTAACCCAAAAAGGGCCGGAGGCCTTTAGAATAGAGCTGGCACGTGCTGTCGGTCTTCTGGATTATCGCTTGGTAACCGCGCTTAATCAATATGACATTTCTACGGCCGAGGGAAAGGCGAGAGTGGTTGAGTCTCTCCTGCCATCCCTGATAAGGGTCTCCAATGCCATTAAAAGGGATGAATTTATACGTAAGTTGGCTGAAACCCTGAATCTTGAAGAAGCCCTTATTCGAACCGAAATAATACAGTTTCAAGGCAGGCAAAAGGGCGTTATCAAGGATTATATTAAAAAGGAAGAAAAAAGAGAGCGGGATCTGGAAAAAGAGATTATCTGTTTGACCTTGAAGGATAGGGATGCCCGGGCTCAAGTGAAGAAAAATCTTAGCCCCGATGACTTCCTTAATTCCGACTGCCGGAAGGTAATGGTTAAGATAATGGAGTTGGATGAAGAGGGAAATAATTTTGAAAGAGGGAAGATTATTGATTTCCTAGACAAGGAAACAGCCGGTCTGATTTCTTCTTCTTTATTAAAAGACCAAGGGGAAGTGGGGCCGATCAATGACTACATTATCAAGATTAGAGAAAGAAATCTGAACGCCAGGATGGATAAAGTTCAGCGAGAAATATCCAGAATGGAGAAGTCAGGTGATGTAAGGGCATTAGCCGGACTTCTTTCCCAATATCAAAGCCTGGTGGCTGCAAGGCGTAATTTAAGAGGAGGGTTGAGATAA